CTGAAAAGTATTTCTACTGTAGACACCAGTAAAAGAACCAGGTACTACTCCACAAGATAATGCAATAGTAGGTAATTGATTTTGTACAAGCGCTATGGCCACAAAATGATTTCCTTTTTGTTTTAAAAATTAAGTTTTGAAAAACTAATTACTTTTTTAATTTAATATAGGGTCCTCCATGAAAAGTTTAATCAAAATAAGATTAAGCTTTGGTAAAAATCAGTATTTTAAAAAAGACCAGTATGCTTTAATAACTCCTTCTGGAGTATGCTCTTTAGTAATTTTTGAAAAGAACGGTAATTTACTATAAACAGGTAGCTCACTGCGATTAGTTCTTATCTCTTTACACAATGAAAAATAAGCAAGAATATTACCTGGCAGTGAAATATCTTTAATTCTTCTTTCTTTTAGTAAGCTATATTTTGATTTTTCACTCATATAGCATATTTACCCCTAATGGATATCTCTACTCAGAGCTTACCCTAAGCAAAATTAACTATGTGAGTTATATCACTTATGAAAATCTTGCTTCCTCAAGTAGCACTAATTTCCTAGGATCTAAATAAACCCAGAGGTCGCCTGGTCTCCACATTATTGTTTCATCACTTACATAAAGATACATAAGTAATCTTCTTATAATTTCTCTAGCTTTTTTATTTTGTTTTCCTCTTGGATCATTTGCAAGTTTTGTTCTTAAGATGACAGCTTCTTTTCTGGTTTTACAAAAAGCAGGCCCAGGATTAGGTCCACTAGACCTGCATAAAATTGCAACTTTTCCATTTGGCTGAGGCCAACCAAGTACATAAGCTTCCATAGTCAATAGTTTAAGAAGATGTTATCTCCTATAATGGTTCCCTTAACTACATTTCTTTTTGTATTCCAGAAAATTATGTTTGCTTCTTTTCCTAAGATTATTTTCCCTAATCCTAGATTCTGGGCTATTTTTAATTGATTTGAAATTGGAAGAGAAGCTGAAATTAAACTTTCTTCTAAGTTTGAAACTTTCCAGTTTATTAAATTAGCAACACAATTGTCTAATGTATCTTGCGAGCCACCTAAAATGTTTTGTAATTTAGATTGATTATAAAAATCAGATGAAACAAGGTCAGAGACTAATGAAAAATGATTTTTATCTTTATATTCTCTTAGTATTGAAACAACTTGTCTATTTACATGTACTCCATCAGCAATTACTGTACATAAAACCTCATTACTTTTTAAGAGTGCAAGCATAATTCCATCTTTATCTGGATTAATTTTGTTATTATCTTCAAGCTTAGATCTTAAAACCTGTAAATTTAAATCACCTTTGCCTCTATGTATAAATCCATCAATTCCTCTCATTGCATTAAACATATGAGTAGCAGTCTTTAAGTTATATTCATTTATTGCTTTTAAACCTTCTTTATAAGTAGCATTTGTATGCCCGATAGAAACCAAGATATTGTTTCTTTGTAAAAATTTTATTGCTTCGCCTGTTTTATCAAGCTCAGGTGCTAAAGTAAACATTACAACATTTTCTTTTATAAAAGGTTCAATATTTTTAATAGTTAAATCTTGTTTTGAATATTTACTTTCATGAACCCCAAACTTAGAAATAAAAATTCCTTCAATATGAATTCCTAAAATTTTTGCACCTGGCTTATCACTAGATTTTTTAATGTGAGAATTAATATGATTAATTAGTTCAATAATTTGACTTTCAGTCCTTGTAATTATAGTTGGGCAGAATGCTACAACTCCATGAAAAGCTAAATCTTGTCTTAAAGCATCAATACTAGAAAAGTCAGGAAATTTCCAAAAACTACAATCCTTAAAACCATTTACCTGTACATCTATAAAACCTGGAGAAATAATACAATCTTGTAAATCAATTGTTATGAAGTCACTATTAAAATCTTTTTGTTTTAATCTAACCTTTCCATCAATAACAAATAATTCATTATCAATGTCTAAACCAATAACCCGAGTAAAATTTGTTAATCTTAATTTATTGATTTTTTTTATGGTATGCATGATCTAATAATCATATTAAACCAATTAATCTGTATCACTGAAAGGCTATAACCTAGACAAATCAAGGCTTTTAGCATATCATCAAGATTAGGCAAAAATGAAACTGGAGGAATTTTATGAATAAACAAGACTTAATCTTACAAATTGCAAATAAATTACAAATTACTCAAAAGAAAGCAGATGAAATGTTGTCGTGTATTCTTGAATCTATTATGAAATCTCTTTCTAAGGGAGATAAGGTAACTTTAGTTGGATTTGGAACATTTGAACCAAGGAAAAGAAAAGAAAGAAAAGGAAGAAATCCAAAAACAGGGGAAGCAATTATGATCCCAAGTGGAACAGTTCCAAAATTTTCAGCTGGCAAACAATTTAAACAAACAGTTAATCGCAGATAAAATTAAAATTTAATATTAAAACAATCTCACCTTTTAAAGGCTTAGCCTCTAATTGAAGGACTAAGTCTTTAATATTTCCAGACCAATTTTCTTCATAAATTTTTGAGATCTCTCTTGAATAAAAGATTTTAATATCTGGGTAAATATTATAAATTTCTAAAAGATATTTTTTTAAATCATGTGGTGCAACAAATATTACTACAACTTTGGCTCTTTCTTTAAGTGAAGAAATTATTTTTTCTCTTTTTGACTTTTTAGCAGGTAAAAAACCTAAAAATAAAACTTCTCTTAAATCAAAACCACAAGCAGACAAAGCACTAGTCAAAGAACTTGGTCCTGGAATAGAAATAATTTTAATATTATTTTTTCTTAAGTGAGTTATGAGTCTTGATCCAGGATCTGAAATTAAAGGTGTGCCAGCATCTGAAACAAGAGCAATATTTTTACCTTCCTTTAATAAGGATAAAATCTCTTGTGTAGATTTTTCTTCATTATACTTATGCAAAGAAATTAATTTTGATTTAATCTCATATTTATTTAAAAGCCTGACTGTAATTCTTTTGTCTTCGCATAGTATATAATCTACTTCTTTTAATATTCTAAGAGCACGTAATGTAATATCTTCAAGATTACCAATTGGTGTTGCTACTATATAAAGAATTGGTGAGTGGACAATGGGGCAATTCATCAGTTCGTCAATTCGCCAGTTCGCTACCTCGCCGGCTCGCCGATCCGTCATATATCTGCTCCCATAAATAAATCAGGTTGTGATATTTTTTCAAGGATCTGGTTTCTAACATTTACTAATTGTGGATTTTTAAAATCTCTAGGTCTTGATACTGCAATAGTTGTATCAAGCAAAAGTTTTCCAGGCTTCCCGCCAATTACTAAAATCCTGTCTCCTAGCTTCAAAGCCTCATCAACACTGTGGGTTACAAATAAGACTGTTTTTTTTGTTTTTGTCCACAATCTTAGTAACTCAATTTGCATATTTTCTCTTGTTTGTTGATCTAATGCACCAAAAGGTTCATCTA
This genomic stretch from Candidatus Melainabacteria bacterium harbors:
- a CDS encoding amidohydrolase family protein, which translates into the protein MHTIKKINKLRLTNFTRVIGLDIDNELFVIDGKVRLKQKDFNSDFITIDLQDCIISPGFIDVQVNGFKDCSFWKFPDFSSIDALRQDLAFHGVVAFCPTIITRTESQIIELINHINSHIKKSSDKPGAKILGIHIEGIFISKFGVHESKYSKQDLTIKNIEPFIKENVVMFTLAPELDKTGEAIKFLQRNNILVSIGHTNATYKEGLKAINEYNLKTATHMFNAMRGIDGFIHRGKGDLNLQVLRSKLEDNNKINPDKDGIMLALLKSNEVLCTVIADGVHVNRQVVSILREYKDKNHFSLVSDLVSSDFYNQSKLQNILGGSQDTLDNCVANLINWKVSNLEESLISASLPISNQLKIAQNLGLGKIILGKEANIIFWNTKRNVVKGTIIGDNIFLNY
- a CDS encoding HU family DNA-binding protein; the protein is MNKQDLILQIANKLQITQKKADEMLSCILESIMKSLSKGDKVTLVGFGTFEPRKRKERKGRNPKTGEAIMIPSGTVPKFSAGKQFKQTVNRR
- the rsmI gene encoding 16S rRNA (cytidine(1402)-2'-O)-methyltransferase, producing MTDRRAGEVANWRIDELMNCPIVHSPILYIVATPIGNLEDITLRALRILKEVDYILCEDKRITVRLLNKYEIKSKLISLHKYNEEKSTQEILSLLKEGKNIALVSDAGTPLISDPGSRLITHLRKNNIKIISIPGPSSLTSALSACGFDLREVLFLGFLPAKKSKREKIISSLKERAKVVVIFVAPHDLKKYLLEIYNIYPDIKIFYSREISKIYEENWSGNIKDLVLQLEAKPLKGEIVLILNFNFICD